One Vicia villosa cultivar HV-30 ecotype Madison, WI linkage group LG5, Vvil1.0, whole genome shotgun sequence genomic window, ctagagtctacatatcacaacttgatcactctaggaattcctttacaatcaatataaaataaatattacaaaagtttagattgcttcttgaaaagctgtaatcaccaagtgatatttctcttaagttctaattcttaacactcactaagatattacaaagttgtgaggttgaagatgaagttcttctttgctttttaCGATTTTAGTTTGACAGTGTTTTTGTTATTTTGTGCAAGTGTTGTCTTCTGCTTCTGAattagaacttctatatataggcgttgaggaaATGTgaacgttgggagcatttaatgctttgcatgaatagtacaacgcttcatttaatgtttcactcttttgtcaactacctcgagccatgcttttgctgcttttactgactttgccttttgtagcttataCATTCCTTTTGTCACTCAGAGCTTTGACGTTATAggcttttcatcttgtacttgcttctggactcagactttgtagattaacgtttgaatatcagagtcttcagcttttggtgcagatgcaacttcagtcacTCAGACTAtggaagtgctttgagcgtgatactaacagagcttcagagctttgcttctgaTTGCCTTCTTTTGATGCTTTCcggatcatgttctgatttcttcaagaccatcttctgatatttgacagagcatgttctgatgaagccatccagaactttttGGTCAGTGCTTTTGAGCGCTGTTTCAGTGCATACTTCTTATacttttcctaaaatggaaaacgtgaataattagagtatcacattgtcttatacaaaattcatacatagtgttatcatcaaaacaaacaATATTAATCacaacatttcttgttctaataatatccccctttttgatgatgacaaaaacacacataattgatataaatttgtatccagaatatcagatgaaaaagacaatacttaGATATAGCATTAAAGCATTTTAATCAGGGTGTGTGAATATgccccccctgagattaacaattccccctgaaattaagactagaagaatttataaataaaatactttcctaagtattttccatttcagatgagactttcacgttgaactttaaaCTTTAGAGCTttacttcagagcttccattggacagcttcagagctttgagttTCTTTTAGAGATTAACTTGGCTTTATCAGAGCATTAAGAATACTTGCTTGTATCAGAGATTTAGCTTATTGTACCAAGACAttgcttgcttctgatcttgaagcttcttatagcagagcactaagcttgcactacaacaaaattgattttttgtatcgcctaatttaatagcacttttgaaaaagtgctattaaaatagaaaaaaaatacatCTATAATAACACTTTATATTGAGGTGCtattataaaattaatacaaCGTGATTTTCATAGCACTTTGTATAAAAACGCTATTATTAAACGCTACTAAGATAGCACTTTAATTAAAACGCTATTAATATTCTTGACAAAAATAGCGTTTCTTTCACCACGCTATTAACATATTGCATTTTTGGGAACAAAAGCTTTTTATAATTTTGATAGCACTTTATCTAAAGCGCTAATGTTATGTTAGCCATACCAATGTTAGCACTTCTGCAAAAACGCTACTATTGagactaataaaaaaattaaaaaataaaaaattaaaaaattagcgGGCACTTTTTAGGTTTTTCGCGCACAATACTGAAATCTTTTCAGCTTGCCACCAAAATCTAATCGTGCAAACCTTCTCTCCGCCACCTTCTTTCCACTGAACCTTCTCTCTGCAAACCTTCTCTCCGCCGAACCTTCACTCCGCCGAACCTTCTCTCCGTCAAACCTTCTCTCAGCCGAAGCTTCTCTCCGCCTAAGCTTCTCTCGCTAAACTTTTGTCAAACCCTCTCTCACGCCGTCAAACACAGCCACATACTCTAATCGCAGGCCCTGAGACTGTACCGGAGTTGAGGTCTTCGCCGGATCTTCGAAGGTACGTTACAAATTCTTCTTTATTTTGAGCTTTTATCACTTGCAATCTTGTTGGGTTCTGTTCGAATCGGAAGTTTAGAAGCACACAAATGAGAAGGTGTTGATAAAATATGAGATTTATCTTAAAATCTGAGATTTGTTTGAGATTTATCATTCCTCATTGTGCATATAAATCTGAGGTTTTTGAATTGCTTCTGAGAATATAAATTTGAGGTTTTTGAAATGATTTTAGTCTTAGGCTTCAAAGTTTGCAACCTTGAAGATTCATTCTTGCTGGAAATTTTCATATACACACAGCTTGTTGTTGGCCTTTTCTCTTCAAACTAAAACTCTTTGAGGAAGTATTCCAACCAAACGAGTATATTTTGTTTCTTACTAATGGCATGGTCACTTATTATGCCTCTGCGTTGAATCGCGTGATTACATTTTGTTTATTACTTTTAAAATAGATCGTTTACCAATGCATGATTATGCCCAATCAGTATATGAGTAATCAATTATCTAAGTATGCCTTCTATCTTCATAATAGAGACGATTTTCAATAGCATTTTTATGTATTTCAGAATCTGAATTACAGCTCTTGTTTGAACAATCATAATACCCTATTCTGTTGATTGAACAATGTGGCTGCTGAACTACAAGATCCCACACATAGCAGCATGATTATATATTTGAACTGGTTCATGACAGCTTGTTAGGAATGCAACTGTAATCTGGTGCAGAATTGAAGTGTTTAGTTTCTTTTGTAGTAACTTTGATTGGACATTATTAAAGGttgtgatttttgtttgtttgttttgatttgtgatttaatagaaacaaacaaaattgGCCCAAGATGAGAACCTTTTCCTAGAAAACATTATACGGCTGCTACTTCAAGAATTTGTGGTATGTTAAACTGTTGCCCGTGTTTATAGATTGTTCTTTTGTTTGGGATTTCTGATATTTTAGATCACATCTTGTTGTACTTAAATTTTCCACAGGAGCAAGGTGATCTAAAACTTAGTGTCCGAGCTTTGGAATCCGAGAGAGCATTCCAACGCGTTGCAACCGTGCAGAAAACAATTTTGAATGTGAGTGAAGTTGTTTAGTAACAGTGGGAGtgcaaatttaatttattattgggATCTGGTTTGGATATGTTAATAACCTTTGAATTGTTCTACTTTATTGTCTTTAGTTTTCTTAGATAGCTTTATATGTATTCCTGTAGtttagaaacttatagcttttgAATTATCTTTGGTGAGGTGCATTTGGATGCATATCAATTAAACTCTACCAACATTTTAGATTCAAGAAGTGGTTGTAGAATATTTAATTTAGAGGATTCTggacttgaattttattttatataggtTTGATGGATGTTTGGTCAATTTTTGTCCTTTAATTTCAGCCAAGAGGAAAATCAATTTCTTGTCTTATCTAGTTTGTAGAAAGAATGGGTAGCAAGACAAATagtaataaatttaatatttttttaatagaaaatgctACTAAATATGCTAGATTTCGCTTTCATGAAAAAAAGCAATCGAATTTGGAGTTCTGTCTTTTCCCATTGTCTCTTTGTTTTCATGATTGTCATTTTCTTTATTGTTTTGTGGCACAATGGGACCATGCTGGTTAGTTAGCTGATGCAAATGCACAATATTAAATTCCTATTTGTCTTGGTAAAAATGAAGAATCATACTATATTACTACTAaagttttaactttaaaatttgaGGGGAGAATATGGGTGTGGCTAGGTGAATACCTTAATTAGATGCTTACCTATTATTGGTAATGGCATTGAATCGAGAAATTGTTTGGTAGGACAACATTGTTAGTGTTATTGTAAACTTCAATGAGCTGCCCTTAGGAAGAAAAATAAGGACATTCGCCATGTGTCTCGGAGATGAGATGGCAGTGGTATTCATGTCTGGGACCATGAACTTGTAtctatgtctttatctcattctcaCCACATGGGGCCACTAAACAAACCAAACTTTTAGGCGTAAAAGTTGCTATTAAACACCTCAGTAAGCCATGTTCCTGCATATGTAGCTGCAAAATCTTAGTTGTTGGATTAATCCAACAGCTAAGATATTTTATGCTCAATTGTTAGATTAATTTAAAAACGGAGAGTTGACTAGAGAGACCGGAGAGGATCTAAAGTGTTGTGTCTTTTGACTTCAATTTTGTTTGCAGCTGTTTGGATATTTTACACTACTAATTATCAGTTTTACACAGCCTTTATAGTAGTATCTTTTAAAGTAGCTTTGTATAAAGTATCATTTATTTGTAGCCTTAAAAAGAACTTGCAAGTTTGTGCCACTTTTTGGCTTTATTCCATTAAGCAAAAGTTTAACTTCTTAGCTTTGgttgttttttatttcattagAGCTTCTTAATTCTTGGAGTCTTGGTGGAAAGCCTTGCTTTTCTTTGTTACATCATCAATCCTTAACTTTTTTGCTTTTAAAGCACTCTACCTGCTTCACAATCTCTTAATTCAAGCAGACCCTAAAAATGGGCATATGATTCATAGGTACAACCTAATTTAGTTGTCAGAACCAGTTGTTaactagttatatatatatatatatatatatatatatatatatatatatatatatatatatatatatatatatatatatatgttacttATAGGAAATATGGATCGGAAATGGATGTTTGCTAATCGAGCATCAAAAGAATACAAAGATGGGGTTCAAGAGTTTGTTAGGTTTGCTATTGCTCATGCCGAAGATACTAGTAAAATCATATGCCCTTGCTTAGAATGTTGTTATACGGATGTTAGTGCAAATGTTTTGAAAGATCATTTAATATGTAATGGAATTGATAAAAGTTATACTTGTTGGATAATGCACGGTGAAGAAAAAACCAAGTCCACAAAGAGGAGCAATGGGAGAGATACATcaaatgattttgaaaatgataCAAATTATGAGTTTGATCGAGTTGAAGAATTTGTGAATATAATTGAAGAAGATCTTCGTGATTGTCCTCAAATGTTTGAGAGGCTAGCAAGTGATGCAGGGACTCCATTGTACGAAGGATGTACTAAATTTACAAGATTGTCTACGGTCTTAAAATTGTATAACTTAAAAGCACGCCATGGATGGTCTGATAAGAGCTTCACAGACTTGTTGTCTCTGTTAAAGGATATTTTGCCTAAGAATAATGTGCTCCCTAGTCGGGCCTATGAGGCTAAACGATTGCTTTGTTCTATTGGCATGAGTTATGAGAAGATACATGCTTGTCCAAATGATTGCATTTTATTTCGCAATGAGTATGCATCACTAAATATATGTCCTAAATGTAGTGCCCCACGATATAAGAAGAAAGAAACAGCTCCAACCAAAACGCTATGGTATTTTCCGATAATACCAAGATTCAGGCGCATGTATCGTAATGCGGAAGATGCAAAGAACTTAACATGGCATGCAAATGAAAGGGTTGTTGATGGAATGCTTCGACATCCTGCAGATTCTCCTCAATGGGCAAAAATTGATCATGATTACCCAAATTTTGGGAAGGAAGAAAGAAACCTACGTCTAGCATTGTCTACTGACGGAATAAACCCTCATGGTATTCAGAGTAGTAAACTTACTTCTTGGCCGGTGATGCTgctgatttataacctacctccatgGCTATGCATGAAGCGCAAGTACATGATGTTGACTATGTTAATTTCTGGGCCCAAGCAACCAGGAAATGATATAGACATATACTTGGCTCCATTAATTGAAGATTTAAAGCATATGTGGGAGACAGACGTGGAGGTATATGATGAGTATAAAAAAGAATCCTTCAAATTGAGGGCTATGCTATTTGGAACAATCAATGATTTTCCTGCCTATGGGAATCTATCAGGCTATAGTGTCAAAGGGAAGCTTGCATGCCCCATATGTGAAGATGATACACATTCAATACGGTTGGATCATTGTATGAAGAATGTATTTCTTGGACACCGTAGATTCTTAAATACCAACCATCGTTTTCGAAAATGGAGAAAAGCATTTGATGGTGAATCAGAAGAAAAAAGAGCTCATTTGCCTTTGACGGACGATCAATTATACCAAAAGGTAATAGCGCTTTAATAGCGTTTTAGAAgtgctattaaaaaaaattgtttacaatagcggcgcggttaatagcgcttttaagtgctatcaaaaacaaaaaaacgctattaaatagCTTATTTGGCGTAGTGTTGCTTTAACTCTTCAACAACTTTTCTTCAGATGTGTTGCTCCCCATATTGAGATTGTTCagagtatcacattcctgcaaaactatcagagacagaaaacttgcaataatttttaggaatgttgagacttaagcccaacaattgatattataaatcaattcaattagcacgcttctccccctttttgtcataacatgaaaaagtataaaagattcaaaaTGTAAGTCACACAGAGTGAAGAGAAAAGATATatcattgattaatcagaagagaGAGAATACAAGCAGATGCAAACAAAATAGATGCAAGAAAAAAGATAACAATCTAAGACACAAGACATACTACGATTGGGTAAGCTTAGAGGCCAAAGCTGTTAGAAGGTTCTTAATATCAGCggtgtcttcagcttgcttctttGAAGATTCTTCAGATCTTTGCATCCAAGTTCTAAATTTAGCATTTGTGTCATCTTCCTTGTCCAGACGACTAAACAAagtagcttgattctgttggagttccttcagagtgttCATCAGAACATAAGTAGAAGGACCAGTAGAAGAAGCAACAAAGTTATCTTCTAGAACAGGATGAGAAGCATCAACTTCAACCATTTGAGCATCAACaagattttcctgaacaggaattTCTTCAGCAGGGTGCTCTTGAACAGGTTGCTCTTCagcattttcttcttcttattcttcaacCGGATACTCAATGACTAGATACACCAAGTCAGGATACTCTTTCAGAGGATTCTCTCTGAACCAGTGGAATAGAGCCTGAAAATCTCATGTCAGAATTGTGAGATGATAACGCTTCCATACAACCAGAGCCAAGGGATTTTCTACTTCCATTTCATCAAAGAAAGGCTTTTATTCTAGAGGCCTCCAGTCAGTGATATGATGGTAATACCTACCATTTCCAATATCCAGAGTTAGTCCAACAGGACCAGGAGCATCAGCAAGGTAATCCTTCTGGAGATCCAGAAACTCATCCTATACATCTTCAAAGAAAGCATTCTTTTCAGCAGCTACAAGATCCAACTTGgaatcatgagcaaccttcaAAACTTCTAACCCTATTTTGACCTTATAGGATAATGATTCAAAACGTACATCATCAATAGGTTTTGGAGGGTTATTTCTGAGAGGGGTGATTGGAGAATATGGTTTGAGAATGGAGAGGGGTTTTTCTGGGTTGAAGAAGGCgtaaggttgaggttctctatcaagcacAAAAGATGTCTTTAAAGAGGATGGTAGAAGAGATGATTCAACTTCATTGTCAGAGTCTAAGACTACGACAATGGGGTCATAAGAAATGTTTTGGGGTTTGAAAGAGTTCATGAGGCGAATGAAAGAATCAGAAAAAGATGATTCTAGAGAAGGGAGGTTGAAGAACACAGGAATGTCAACAACAGATTCATAGTTAGAATGTGGAGGAGGTAGATTGGTGGATATTATGGCGTGAGGAGGAATGATGGTAGTTTAAAGGCGTTGGTTAAAGAATTGGTTCAGAAACATGAGAAGGTTCAGAGTCAAGAATAAGCTGTTTGCCTTTAGACTTAGGTGAGGCAGAAGATGGAGGGTTAAAAATTTTGGTGGTTGGAGGAGGATTttctggggctttttctggtgatATTTTTGGTGGAGC contains:
- the LOC131605056 gene encoding uncharacterized protein LOC131605056 produces the protein MDRKWMFANRASKEYKDGVQEFVRFAIAHAEDTSKIICPCLECCYTDVSANVLKDHLICNGIDKSYTCWIMHGEEKTKSTKRSNGRDTSNDFENDTNYEFDRVEEFVNIIEEDLRDCPQMFERLASDAGTPLYEGCTKFTRLSTVLKLYNLKARHGWSDKSFTDLLSLLKDILPKNNVLPSRAYEAKRLLCSIGMSYEKIHACPNDCILFRNEYASLNICPKCSAPRYKKKETAPTKTLWYFPIIPRFRRMYRNAEDAKNLTWHANERVVDGMLRHPADSPQWAKIDHDYPNFGKEERNLRLALSTDGINPHGIQSSKLTSWPVMLLIYNLPPWLCMKRKYMMLTMLISGPKQPGNDIDIYLAPLIEDLKHMWETDVEVYDEYKKESFKLRAMLFGTINDFPAYGNLSGYSVKGKLACPICEDDTHSIRLDHCMKNVFLGHRRFLNTNHRFRKWRKAFDGESEEKRAHLPLTDDQLYQKVIAL